Proteins from one Lonchura striata isolate bLonStr1 chromosome 6, bLonStr1.mat, whole genome shotgun sequence genomic window:
- the IMMP1L gene encoding mitochondrial inner membrane protease subunit 1: MLRNALGKTFRFLGYTVQYGCIAHCAFEYLGGIVVCSGPSMEPTIQNSDIVFSESLSRHFYCIRKGDIVIVKSPNDPKSNICKRVIGLEGDKVCTSNPSDFLKSHSYVPKGHVWLEGDNLRNSTDSRCYGPVPYGLIRGRICLKLWPLNDFGFLRASPNGHRFLDD; the protein is encoded by the exons ATGCTTCGCAATGCCCTAGGAAAAACCTTCCGATTTCTGGGCTACACGGTGCAATATGGCTGCATAGCACACTGTGCCTTTGAGTACCTTGGAGGAATTGTTGTG TGTTCTGGACCTTCCATGGAACCAACCATTCAGAACTCTGATATTGTCTTTTCGGAGAGCCTCAGCCGCCACTTTTATTGCATTCGAAA aggAGATATTGTAATTGTGAAAAGcccaaatgaccccaaatcaAATATCTGTAAAAGAGTAATTGGCTTGGAAGGGGATAAAGTCTGCACAAGCAACCCTTCAGATTTCCTTAAGAGTCACAGCTAT GTGCCTAAAGGACATGTTTGGTTAGAAGGTGATAATCTCAGGAATTCTACAGATTCCAGGTGCTATGGACCTGTTCCTTATGGGCTGATAAGAGGACGCATTTGTCTTAAG CTATGGCCTCTGAATGACTTTGGATTTCTACGTGCAAGCCCCAATGGTCACAGATTTCTTGATGATTAA